From the genome of Anopheles moucheti chromosome 3, idAnoMoucSN_F20_07, whole genome shotgun sequence, one region includes:
- the LOC128301803 gene encoding G1/S-specific cyclin-E translates to MDNTNRSNNRLPAIEVSQPEPKRRSCKRKNTSESHEHEESEQIQRSAKKRRNSQSTRTTPGGAVASTSSTASVNLLPHHATTSFTSSTTAAPALPAGPSMPSIASSASVSSVGSNRDADYTSDTPGSSEFYVNDIDYFHLDSPATVSSTGMSPLGRYTIANGDSTADLHTKQEHSSLPGSVPMTHPQIEMYGKAARVRFRTEVWGDIITPSHKQRSCPLPNLTWANKQQMWDLMCRKDELAWIAREPTMFDGHPGLQPRMRAILLDWLNEVCEVYKLHRETYYLAVDYIDRYLTCKKELKKSHLQLLGITALFIAAKVEEIYPPKIGEFAYVTDGACTDEDILREELLVLTALEWRINPVTVMGWLGMYMQVIVSSREEMSHVLSVRNECPSAKSPSRKRKITDENEDSNNIKKMKVAQKSPATKTDDAFMYPQFSGMEFAHTAQLIDLCSLDVGLTNFKYSVIAAAAISHTYDRKTAVLVSGFRWEEIAPCARWMEPYFQVICDENASSPLTLLESNEPIKYCHGLKHVCPNLVSDSSHIIQTHTTSLDMLDLVSIKIDQMESSARMGLLEASPAPVSLEAEDGILTPPSSNRKSLETLGGAITAVSVVAPDVITSVVRVNDSNAIGAGWSNS, encoded by the exons ATGGACAATACGAATAG atCGAATAATCGACTACCAGCCATAGAAGTATCTCAGCCAGAACCAAAGCGCAGAAGCTGTAAACGCAAGAATACCTCGGAAtcccatgagcatgaa GAATCAGAACAAATTCAACGATCAGCTAAGAAGCGTCGAAATAGCCAGTCGACCCGCACAACACCGGGCGGTGCCGTCGCATCGACATCATCCACCGCATCCGTCAACCTACTACCTCATCATGCTACAACATCTTTCACGTCCTCCACAACAGCCGCTCCTGCGCTCCCCGCTGGTCCATCAATGCCGAGTATAGCCAGCTCGGCAAGTGTGTCCTCCGTCGGTAGCAACAGAGATGCCGATTACACCTCCGACACGCCCGGTTCATCGGAGTTCTATGTGAACGACATCGATTATTTCCATCTCGACAGCCCTGCTACCGTTAGCTCGACCGGGATGAGTCCCCTCGGACGGTACACCATTGCAAACGGAGACAGCACAGCCGATTTGCATACCAAGCAGGAGCACTCATCGCTACCCGGTTCGGTTCCGATGACGCACCCGCAGATAGAAATGTATGGTAAGGCAGCCAGAGTTCGGTTTCGTACTGAGGTGTGGGGCGACATTATCACACCTTCACACAAGCAACGTTCCTGTCCGCTTCCAAACTTGACGTGGGCGAATAAGCAGCAGATGTGGGATCTGATGTGTCGAAAGGACGAATTGGCGTGGATAGCGCGGGAACCGACCATGTTTGATGGCCATCCAG GTCTTCAACCCCGAATGCGTGCGATCTTGCTCGACTGGCTGAACGAGGTGTGCGAGGTGTATAAGCTGCATCGGGAAACGTACTACCTAGCGGTGGACTATATCGATCGGTATCTAACCTGCAAGAAGGAGCTGAAAAAGTCGCATCTACAGCTGCTCGGCATTACCGCACTGTTCATTGCGGCTAAG GTTGAAGAGATCTATCCACCAAAAATCGGAGAGTTCGCGTACGTTACCGATGGTGCATGCACGGACGAGGACATACTGCGCGAGGAGCTGCTAGTACTGACGGCACTCGAATGGCGAATCAACCCCGTGACGGTGATGGGCTGGTTAGGGATGTATATGCAAGTAATTGTCAGCAGCCGGGAGGAGATGTCACACGTGTTGTCGGTGCGGAACGAATGTCCGTCCGCCAAATCCCCCTCACGGAAGCGTAAAATTACGGATGAAAATGAGGATAGTAATAACATTAAGAAAATGAAGGTGGCCCAGAAGTCACCAGCTACCAAGACTGATGATGCGTTCATGTATCCCCAATTCTCCGGCATGGAGTTCGCCCATACGGCTCAGCTAATTGACCTGTGCTCGCTGGACGTTGGGTTAACCAATTTCAAATATTCTGTGATTGCGGCCGCCGCCATCAGCCATACGTATGATCG GAAAACGGCAGTGCTTGTATCGGGATTCAGGtgggaagagatagcaccgtGCGCCAGATGGATGGAACCATACTTCCAGGTGATCTGCGACGAGAATGCATCCAGCCCGCTCACCCTACTAGAGTCGAACGAACCAATCAAGTACTGTCACGGGTTGAAGCACGTCTGCCCTAACCTTGTCTCCGACAGTTCCCACATCATCCAAACGCACACAACTTCGCTGGATATGCTG GATTTGGTTAGCATTAAGATCGATCAGATGGAATCTTCTGCGCGCATGGGCCTGCTGGAAGCATCACCGGCACCGGTCAGCCTCGAGGCGGAGGATGGCATCCTAACGCCACCATCCTCGAATCGCAAATCACTGGAAACGCTCGGTGGCGCTATCACAGCAGTATCGGTTGTAGCTCCCGATGTTATCACTAGCGTTGTAAGGGTCAACGATTCTAACGCAATTGGCGCTGGATGGAGTAACAGTTAG
- the LOC128305879 gene encoding cholinesterase has product MTLSREHHVSLLLVIVVVACLTVGVCDGQYYTTRDPRWYSREGDFNYKIPNPGDPDYRTYTFNNRRYGYYQPNGYGQQYPGQSLPGQYPTNTGLGDDRFKYDPTNPTLAQTPFPGVLGGWREDLQGKLRRDSMQLDRDVFVTTNYGQVQGFIVNLYDNPDPKNLYRPWHSNVDRIMGKCSTFLGIPYALPPTFEGRFKPPRQHRGWQLVQAVDYGPACPQPVQYTGATKGIRDMDEDCLYLNIFSPNTQAGVAQRFPVMIYIHGGEFVRGASNTFPGHMMAAFYDVVVVTFNYRLGALGFLSTGDENSPGNYGILDQMMAVRWVYENIESFNGDRNSITLFGPGAGGASAGLLMVAPQTKDIVTRVIGQSGSALADWALIVDKWRAQNTSRVFAQNVGCSIETSWKMMNCMRNGRSSYELGNAEFPPHVGLFPWGPVLENNFTFPGDSWYEGWNERDWHFLAETPESLIRRRHFNRGLHYMSGVTLQEAAFVITGNKSLAPYFEVDQHFFDQKVRELVLRYNYTLNLNGTYEAIKYMYTYWPDPKNTTFIREQYINLLSDFLYRAPTDKLIKLLVEQNVPVYSYVMNTTIEGLKLAEWCKVPHDIEHYLLAGAPFMDIEFFPRRERFDRLMWTDNDRNMSHFFMKTYSDFARFGNPTPTQVLGLYFEKARNGELKYLNLNTTYNSTIMMNFRQTESAFWMEYLPTVVGVLIPTYPPTTEFWWEPKEPLQIAFWSLAAACLILLVLVVMCCMMWRNAKRESDRLYDEAVFGMDNPESERDTVMENNMLQAQPLRGPSGNIYEYRDSPSKYSKMPPDGGSIRSPSSLGMTQVTGKSGLTGSQSSLRSAISMKESTSISPPPSKESNFDRNIKYAGGTADVQQTESIQRNGKFPRSDSKNLLATEARSQRDLGGTTSPMSEASITGGSVLGRSQQVTPVPSSRGGTKSNNASRTNLIEGIPQTAV; this is encoded by the exons AACATACACCTTCAACAACCGACGGTACGGTTATTACCAACCGAATGGTTACGGCCAACAGTACCCGGGGCAGAGTCTTCCGGGGCAGTATCCCACCAACACCGGTTTAGGCGATGATCGGTTTAAGTATGATCCG ACCAATCCAACGCTCGCCCAAACGCCTTTCCCCGGTGTGCTCGGTGGCTGGCGGGAAGATCTCCAGGGTAAGTTGCGCCGTGATTCGATGCAACTCGACCGTGACGTGTTCGTGACGACCAACTATGGGCAGGTGCAGGGCTTCATCGTCAATCTGTACGACAATCCGGACCCGAAGAACTTGTACCGGCCGTGGCACAGCAATGTCGATCGCATCATGGGCAAGTGCTCCACGTTCTTGGGCATTCCGTACGCACTACCTCCGACATTCGAGGGACGCTTTAAGCCTCCACGGCAGCATCGGGGCTGGCAGTTAGTGCAGGCCGTCGACTATGGTCCTGCTTGTCCGCAGCCAGTACAGTATACGGGCGCTACCAAAGGCATCCGTGATATGGACGAGGATTGTCTGTATCTGAACATCTTCTCGCCCAAT ACACAAGCGGGCGTCGCTCAGCGCTTCCCCGTCATGATCTACATCCATGGTGGCGAATTCGTGCGTGGTGCTTCCAACACCTTCCCGGGACATATGATGGCAGCGTTCTACGATGTAGTGGTCGTCACCTTCAACTATCGGCTGGGAGCGCTCGGATTTCTGTCCACTGGAGATGAAAACTCACCCGGTAACTATGGCATCCTCGATCAGATGATGGCCGTCCGGTGGGTGTACGAAAACATCGAATCGTTCAACGGTGATCGTAACTCGATCACACTGTTCGGTCCCGGTGCTGGCGGTGCTTCCGCCGGTTTGCTTATGGTAGCCCCACAAACGAAGGACATCGTGACGCGTGTGATCGGACAGTCGGGATCCGCCCTGGCCGATTGGGCACTGATCGTGGACAAGTGGCGAGCGCAGAACACAAGCCGTGTCTTTGCACAGAACGTCGGATGCTCGATCGAAACGTCCTGGAAGATGATGAACTGCATGCGCAATGGGCGTAGTTCGTACGAGCTGGGAAATGCCGAGTTCCCGCCACATGTGGGTCTGTTCCCGTGGGGCCCGGTGCTGGAGAACAACTTCACCTTCCCGGGTGACAGTTGGTACGAGGGATGGAACGAGCGCGACTGGCACTTTTTGGCAGAAACACCGGAAAGTTTAATCCGTCGGCGACACTTTAACCGTGGACTGCATTACATGAGCGGCGTCACACTGCAGGAAGCAGCGTTCGTGATTACCGGCAACAAATCATTGGCACCGTACTTTGAAGTTGATCAACACTTCTTCGACCAGAAGGTGCGCGAACTGGTGCTGCGGTATAACTACACGCTCAACCTGAATGGGACGTACGAGGCGATCAAGTACATGTACACGTACTGGCCAGATCCGAAGAATACTACCTTCATACGGGAGCAGTACATCAAT CTCCTGTCAGACTTTCTGTATCGGGCGCCGACGGACAAGCTGATCAAGCTGCTGGTCGAACAGAACGTGCCCGTATACAGCTACGTGATGAACACCACTATCGAGGGTCTTAAGCTAGCGGAATGGTGTAAGGTGCCGCACGACATCGAACACTATCTACTCGCCGGTGCTCCGTTCATGGACATCGAATTCTTCCCCCGCCGGGAGCGCTTCGATCGTCTGATGTGGACGGACAACGATCGTAACATGAGTCACTTCTTCATGAAGACGTACTCCGACTTTGCGCGGTTCGGTAACCCGACACCAACGCAGGTGCTTGGCCTTTACTTCGAAAAGGCACGCAACGGCGAGTTGAAGTATCTCAATCTGAACACGACGTACAACTCGACGATCATGATGAACTTCCGGCAGACGGAGAGCGCGTTCTGGATGGAG TATCTACCAACGGTGGTTGGTGTGTTGATACCCACCTATCCACCAACGACGGAGTTCTGGTGGGAACCGAAGGAACCGCTGCAGATCGCATTCTGGAGCTTAGCGGCTGCTTGTCTTATATTGTTGGTGCTCGTCGTTATGTGCTGTATGATGTGGCGCAATGCAAAAAG AGAATCTGATCGCCTCTACGACGAAGCCGTCTTCGGGATGGACAATCCCGAATCCGAGCGGGACACGGTAATGGAGAACAACATGCTGCAGGCACAGCCGCTCCGTGGTCCGTCCGGTAACATCTACGAGTACCGTGACTCCCCGTCCAAGTACAGCAAAATGCCACCGGACGGTGGTTCGATCCGGTCGCCCAGCAGTCTCGGCATGACGCAGGTCACCGGGAAGAGTGGCCTTACCGGCAGCCAAAGTTCGCTACGCAGTGCCATTTCGATGAAGGAATCGACCTCCATCTCTCCGCCGCCGTCGAAGGAGTCCAACTTCGATCGGAACATCAAGTACGCCGGTGGCACAGCGGATGTGCAGCAAACGGAATCGATCCAGCGCAACGGGAAGTTCCCGCGATCCGATTCGAAGAATCTGCTGGCGACAGAGGCCCGATCACAGCGCGATCTTGGCGGGACCACCTCACCGATGAGTGAGGCGTCCATTACGGGTGGTAGTGTGTTGGGTCGCTCGCAGCAGGTCACTCCCGTTCCGTCGAGCCGTGGTGGAACGAAAAGTAATAACGCCAGCCGTACCAACCTGATCGAAGGCATTCCCCAGACAGCGGTTTAG